The genomic DNA TATCGGTGAGCAGTGGTTTACATGGTTAATTGAACAAGACATCAACTTCTGCATTCGTGTTAAAAAAACTTCATTGTCACCAATCATTTAGGGAAGAATCATAAAATTAGTGATTTATTTCGCCATCTTCAACTTGGTCAAATTGAATGTCGTAAACGACGGATTTTGGTTGGTCGGGTGAAACTATATATGAGTGCACTACAGTTAGAAAATGGAGAGCTTTTACTCGTCGTTTCTCCTCAGTTTAATGCCAATGCTATTCAGGATTATGCATTACGCTGGGAAATTGAAACCTTATTCAGTTGTCTCAAAGGACGAGGATTCAATCTTGAAAATACGCGCTTGACAGACCCTAGACGAGTGAAAAAATTGATTGCGGTCTTAGCTATAAGCTTCTGTTGGTGCTACTTAACGGGTGAATGGCAACATGATCAAAAAAAAGCGATAAAAATAAAGAAGCATGGACGACTCTCAATGAGTTTATTTCGCTATGGTTTAGACTATGTTCAAATGGCGATTCAGCGTTTAATTGGTTTTGGGAAAAAAGAAGAGTTTAAGGAAATTC from Acinetobacter sp. CS-2 includes the following:
- a CDS encoding IS4 family transposase (programmed frameshift) yields the protein MTHLNELYLILNKSLKWNKSHLKCFALIMLVIILKQTCNLSSASKALPIKCLPQSFYRRMQRFFAGQYFDYRQISQLIFNMFSFDKVQLTLDRTNWKWGKRNINILMLAIVYRGIAIPIVWTLLNKRGNSDTKERIALIQRFISIFGKDRIVNVFADREFIGEQWFTWLIEQDINFCIRVKKNFIVTNHLGKNHKISDLFRHLQLGQIECRKRRILVGRVKLYMSALQLENGELLLVVSPQFNANAIQDYALRWEIETLFSCLKGRGFNLENTRLTDPRRVKKLIAVLAISFCWCYLTGEWQHDQKKAIKIKKHGRLSMSLFRYGLDYVQMAIQRLIGFGKKEEFKEILAILRKKKPDRIRVL